Genomic segment of Pseudothermotoga hypogea DSM 11164 = NBRC 106472:
GTGGTAGATGAGCTCCTTCTCGTTCAGATCTTCCCCTTTCGCCTCTGCCACGATCCGTCCGTTGCGCATGACCAAAACCCTGTTGCAGAGGCCTATCACCTCTGGCAGGTCCGAAGAAACAACGACGAAACTGCATCCGAGTTCACTTATCATCTGGTGCATGATCTGGTAGATCTGATGTCTCGCGTTCACATCGACTCCACGTGTCGGCTCGTCGAAGAGGAAGATCTTCGCTCCCGTTTCCACCAGCTTGGATATCACCACCTTCTGTTGGTTTCCGCCACTGAGCGTGCCCACCGTTTGCCAAGGACTCCTCACCTTGATATCGAACTTCTTTTCGTAGCTTTTGAACGTGTCTACTTCCTTCCTCACGCGCACCAAGAGCTTAGAGAATTTCTCCAAAGACATCATGGTCGTGTTCTTGAAGGCTTCCAAGATCTGAATGATGCCCGCATTTTTTCTGTCCTCAGGTAAGTAAACAAGACCCAAGTTCTTCGCATCTTGAGGATCCTCTATCTGCACCTTCTTTCCGAACAGATGCACCTCGCCAGATTTGACCTTTCTGATACCGACGAGCGCTTCCATGAGCTCCGTTCTACCAGAACCGACCAGTCCGTAGAAACCCAGTATCTCGCCCCTGTGAAGTTCGAAGCTGACCTCCTTGACAATTCCGTCGGCGGTCGAAAGGTCTCTCACCCGAAGAACTATCTCCGTTCCCGGTACGGGCTTTTCGGGGAACATCTCGTCGAGTTTCCGACCCACCATGAGCTCGGCTATCTGTTTCTCGCTCAAACCTTGTATTTCTCCCTGATAGACCTTTCTGCCATCCCGCAGCACGATCAGTTCCTCGGCGATTTGACGCACCTCTTTGAGTCTGTGCGATATGAAGATCACCGTTATTCCCTTCTGTTTCATGTTTCTGACGATCTGGAAAAGCTTCAACACTTCTTCATCGGTGAGAGAGGAAGTTGGCTCGTCCATGATCAAAACTTTCACTCTCTTGGATATGGCTTTGATGATCTCCACCATCTGTTTCTGCGCGGGAGAAAGCTGTGAAACATAAACTGTAGGATCTATGGAGAGATCCAGTTGTGCCATGAGATGTTTGGTCTCTTCGATCATCTTTCTCTTCGAGAGGAGAAAGCCACGTGTCATTTCGTCTCCGAGGAAGATGTTTTCGTACACTCTCAAGCTCTCGACCAAATTCAACTCTTGGGGAATCAGGATGATCCCCAAAGCTTTTGCCCTGAGTGGGTTCAAAACGACCTTGTTACCCTCGAAGTGGATCTCACCTTCCACAGGTTGAAGAAAACCGGAAAGAATCCTCATGAGTGTGGATTTTCCCGCTCCGTTTTCACCCACCACGCCGTAGATCTTCGCCGGTTCGAAATCGACGTCCACGTTGTGTAAGACCCTCACGTTGGAAAAATTCATGCACACGTTTCTCGCAGAGAGGATCGCTTTCATACGATCTTCACTGCCTGCCCTTTCTTGGCAGATTCGAAAATCTTTTCTACGACTTTCACCGCGATGTATCCATCTTCAGCTTTGACTATGGGCTCCTCCAATCCTAAGCAAACTTTCGCAAAGTGATCCACCACGGGCATCTTCCAATACGGATCTTCGTTGGTGAACAAAGGTTTCAAGACGATCTCACCGTGCATCCTCACGGGTTTTTCGAGATAGATATCTATCCTCGTTGGATCAATCTGTCCCACCTTCATCGTTCCTTTCTCTCCGTACACGACGATGTAATTTTCTTCCAAACCTTTCGTGATCCAGTTCGAATCGAGCGTGGCTAAAGCGGAGTTGGAAAGCTTCAGAAGCGCGCTCGCCACATCTTCTACCGTGGCACGTTTTTCGAGCGTAGCGAGAAAGCCTGCACACTCGACGATCTCCAAGTTGGTGATGTACCTTATCAGATCCACCTTGTGAACTCCAAGATCTCCCAGAGCTCCAAACATCGCGATGTCCTTGTCGAAGAACCACGATGCGTTCGGAGACCAATTCTCTGGTCCTGCGTGACCGAACATGGTTTTGACGAGTCTTATCTCACCGAGCAAACCAGACTGAACGATCTCCTTCGCTTTGATATGGTGTGGGAAGAACCTCTGAGACTGATTGACCATCAAGACTTTCTCATTTTTCTTGGCCGTTTCTATCATTTTCAAAGCCTCTTTTGAGTTCGTAGCCATAGGTTTTTCGACCAGAACGTTCTTTCCCTTCTCCAGGGCTGCGATGGAAACCTTCGCGTGCAAAGCGTTTGGAACAGCCACGATGACGGCATCTATCTCTTCCTTCTCCAGCATTTGTTGATAATCTTCGTAGAATCTCACCTTTTGGTCTTCGAGCTTTTTCTTGAAGTACTCCAACCTCTGCTCGCTCGGATCGGCTATCGCCACGAGCTTTGTGTACTCGGAAAGAATGGTGTTCGGAATGTGCAGCACTTCGGAAATCTTCCCCGCTCCAACGACACCGACCTTCAACTTCCTCATGTGTCCACCTCCTCAAATTGTTTCCAGATCTACGAGCCTCTTTCTGTAAGGTGATAGAGGAAACCTGCTTCCCAGGTGCTTGAACACCTCGGCGTACGCACAACCAACTTGAATGCCCCTGAAACCTGGAGGAAAGACTATCGACGGCATGATCTCCTTTTCGAAGACGTCTTTTTCGAAAGCATTCCTCATTAGTTCGATCGCCCTCTTTTTGAACTCGTACGAACCAGACACATCGATTGCCACATCGAACTGAAAGTCCAAGCTCGAAGCTGGGATTTCAAAAAGATAGATCTGTTTTTCGAGCTTCCTTGCGAGCTTCACCGTGTGATTTGAAACGACCTCATGATCGTAGAGAATCTCACTTTGCCAGTGAGTGAACACCACGTCGGGATTGAAACTCCTCATGAACTTCTCAAGTTCTTCAGAGAAACGCTGCTCATCTATCTGCCCGTAAGAGAACTCGAAGTGTTCCGCCTGAGCTCCCAGCAACTTCATCGCTTCAGAATAGCCATCTATTCTGTCTCCACAAACGCTCAAAGCGCAAACTTCATGATGAAGCTTTGAAAACTCTCTGATCGTTCCACCCGCACCTATGATCGGATCGTCGCCGTGCGCAGCAACGACCAAGATCTTCTTCACGTTTTCACCTTCTTCAAGCTCGACTGTCTGACGACCAACCTCGGTGTGAAAACATAGCGCTTTATCTTGGAATTGCCCTTGATCAGTTCGAACAAGAGCTTTGCCGCGACTTCACCCATCTCTTCGACCGGCTGGTGAATCGAGCTCAGAGGAGGATCGACGATCTCGCACAGTTCTTTATCGTTGTCGAAGCCTATCACCGCAACATCTTCAGGTATCCTCAGACCCTTCTCCTTCAACGCCTTGATCGCACCTATCGCAACCAAATCGTTCATGCAGAAGACACCATCGATTTGAAAACCCAATTCGAGCAATCTCTTCATGCCTTCGTACCCCACGGACTCGTTGTAACCCACGGGCTCGACCACGGGTTTCAAACTCGCCTCGTTCATGGCGGCTTCGTAGCCTCTGGCTCTCTCCAGCGAAACGTAGAGCTCATGAGTCCCACCGAGGTGCACTATGTTCTTACAACCATTCTCAATGAGATGTTTTGTGGCCATGTAGGCACCGTAGCGGTTGTCCAAGACGATCGAAACGACGTTGTCAAGTTCATAAAATTTGTCGAAGACGACCACGGGAATGTAAGTCGAAATCTCCTCCACAAGATCGTCGCTCACACGAGAATTTCCTATGATGATTCCATCTATGCCGAAGAACCTCGCATTTTTTATGAGCTTTTCTTCCCTTTCCAGATTTCTGAAAGAATCCATCAAGATGACCAATGAATCCTCACCACAGGCTTTTTCAACACCACGTGTGAGACTCGCGAAGAACGGGTTTATGATGTCGGGTACGATGAGACCTACTGTGAGTATCTTGCTCTTGCGTGCCATACTCCTCGCATGGTAGTTGGGGGTGTAACCTAACTGCCTTGCAACCCTCAGAATCTCCTTTCTCTTGGCCTCACTCACACGTCCTTTTCCGTTGAGAACCTTTGAAACTGTGGAGATAGACACGTTGGTCAGCCTTGCTATCTCCGAGAGATTGGCCATCCTTCTCCCACCCGTGCTACAGTGTCAAGAACCTTTCAAATCACCACATGTTCAAACGAAGTCTTTACAAGATCATCTTTGCCTTTGAGAAAATGCTCGTTGACTCACTGGCAAGATAACGGTACATAACATCGTGAATGGCTCATAAATACTTAGGTCTAACGCTTTCCCAAACTTCCGTGAAAAATTATACGAAACCTTACAGTGAACGTCAAAGAGTAAAGATTCCCATCTCTGTCTGAAAGGAGTCGTTTTCAAGCCTTATAGAACTATCTTGAGTCTGATTCTGATTTTTTCTTGAGTTTTCTCCTTGTTTCTATCTGTTGGTAGAAAACTTACTCCGCTCGATAACCGGGCGTCTTGAAAGTTGCTTTTTGGAATTTGCTTCGTCAAAGAAATTCTTCAAAGTTCATCGCTGGCGGTTACGCGTTCACCCCAGCTCATCACCAAGAATTTGTTGCAAAGGAGCAAGACGCAGGTTAGGTTTTGGATACTTTTTGACTTCGTATCATCGCTCAAAATCTCGTGGTACGACAAAGATAGAGAAATACAACTTATCACAACAGAGAAGTCTTGACGGATGGTATTAACCGATGGTATCATATTCACAAAGAACACGGAGTTGAAGTTAACGACGGTTGCCGGAGGTTGAAATGTTCTGAGCTGTGAAACCGCATGGGTTCTCGATGAACATAAATTGAGAACTTTCTATTACGAACCTCACGAAATCAAAGGTTACAAGCTGTACAGAAGGGTGCTCGTCTTAGAAAAAGGAGGACTCCTTGGTAAGATAGCACACTTCAAGCTGATCGACTTCATCGTCTTGGACATGCCCCTCTCGGAGCTTCTTCCCCTCATCAAGCCTCTGCCAGATGTCATGATGCAGAGGTTTCTGCTCCCTGGAAATGGAAAGATGATAACGAAATCTTTCTGCCTTGGTTTGAAGGGTTGGGCCCACGATGGATTCGAGTGTAGGGACTTCTCAAATCCAAAAGCGCTGCGATCAGTTTTGTAGCTCTTTCAAAATCTGCGCACCAGATCCGGGCATCGCTGCTGAAGTGATGTTCGTTGTCCAATAGGTCCAACAAACTTCTAACGTCCTTGAGCACGTCGATCGCAGCCTTCCTGACTTCATCGTTCAAGCCTTTGTCTCTTTCCAAAGACTGGATCATCGATTTCAAAGTTTCCTCGTTGAATATCTCCGAGGTTCTGAGGAAAGCCAAAGAGATGGCGTCTGCTGCTTTGATGCAGTTCGCCAGCAGTGCAACGCTTTCATCTGGTATCATGTTGAACGCCGTGTGGTGATACATCAAAGCTTTCGCGCAGTCTTTGTCCACAAAATCTATGTGCGAAGCCAAAAGATGAGATACAAAGGAATGAGTGTCCTTTTTGTCGAGGGTCAAAACGATCTTTTCCAAATCCGGTATGTTCCTGAAGGCATCTATGAACACATCGTAATTTTCGATGGATGCCTTCAAAATCAAACCTACATCGTGCAAGAGTCCAGCCAAGTAAACATGATCGGGATGATGAGTCAATCCAAGTGAGCGAGCGAGATGCCTCGTTATCTTCGCCACCTGCACAGAATGCGCTATGAAGTTCTTGTACTCGTGGACACCAAGACTAGCGAACAATTCCACGAACGCGTTCAGCGGAATCGAATTGAGTTCTTCCAAGATGTCTCACCTCGCTTTGAATTATACACGAAGAATATTGGATGACGTTCACATCTGTCGAATCTCGCGTGTGAAATCTATGAGAACGAACCTCGGCAGGTCGGAAAAACCACCTTCCTGAAACCTTTATGCGAAGGAACAATTTGAGGTTCATTCTCTTGAGCGTGATACAAAGATGCGTTCGAACTCACGGAAACGACGAAAGTTTATTTCTGAGATCTTTAGAAAATTGGAAGGATCGCGAGATACTTTCGTACAAAGTCTTTCTTGTGAAAATCTTGCCGAAATCATGGGTTGGCCACAACGACCTTCAATCCATGCCTCTTTGCACGGTAAAGCGCTTCGTCGGCCTTTCTGACGAGTTCACTCACACTGTTTCCATCCTCAGGGAAGGAACTGATCCCAACTTCCGTACTTATATTCAGCGTGACCCCTTTCAGTTCGATGGGTTCCTCTATGGCCTG
This window contains:
- a CDS encoding sugar ABC transporter ATP-binding protein, which translates into the protein MKAILSARNVCMNFSNVRVLHNVDVDFEPAKIYGVVGENGAGKSTLMRILSGFLQPVEGEIHFEGNKVVLNPLRAKALGIILIPQELNLVESLRVYENIFLGDEMTRGFLLSKRKMIEETKHLMAQLDLSIDPTVYVSQLSPAQKQMVEIIKAISKRVKVLIMDEPTSSLTDEEVLKLFQIVRNMKQKGITVIFISHRLKEVRQIAEELIVLRDGRKVYQGEIQGLSEKQIAELMVGRKLDEMFPEKPVPGTEIVLRVRDLSTADGIVKEVSFELHRGEILGFYGLVGSGRTELMEALVGIRKVKSGEVHLFGKKVQIEDPQDAKNLGLVYLPEDRKNAGIIQILEAFKNTTMMSLEKFSKLLVRVRKEVDTFKSYEKKFDIKVRSPWQTVGTLSGGNQQKVVISKLVETGAKIFLFDEPTRGVDVNARHQIYQIMHQMISELGCSFVVVSSDLPEVIGLCNRVLVMRNGRIVAEAKGEDLNEKELIYHATGVKEVGAYQA
- a CDS encoding Gfo/Idh/MocA family protein, whose amino-acid sequence is MRKLKVGVVGAGKISEVLHIPNTILSEYTKLVAIADPSEQRLEYFKKKLEDQKVRFYEDYQQMLEKEEIDAVIVAVPNALHAKVSIAALEKGKNVLVEKPMATNSKEALKMIETAKKNEKVLMVNQSQRFFPHHIKAKEIVQSGLLGEIRLVKTMFGHAGPENWSPNASWFFDKDIAMFGALGDLGVHKVDLIRYITNLEIVECAGFLATLEKRATVEDVASALLKLSNSALATLDSNWITKGLEENYIVVYGEKGTMKVGQIDPTRIDIYLEKPVRMHGEIVLKPLFTNEDPYWKMPVVDHFAKVCLGLEEPIVKAEDGYIAVKVVEKIFESAKKGQAVKIV
- a CDS encoding PIG-L deacetylase family protein, which translates into the protein MKKILVVAAHGDDPIIGAGGTIREFSKLHHEVCALSVCGDRIDGYSEAMKLLGAQAEHFEFSYGQIDEQRFSEELEKFMRSFNPDVVFTHWQSEILYDHEVVSNHTVKLARKLEKQIYLFEIPASSLDFQFDVAIDVSGSYEFKKRAIELMRNAFEKDVFEKEIMPSIVFPPGFRGIQVGCAYAEVFKHLGSRFPLSPYRKRLVDLETI
- a CDS encoding LacI family DNA-binding transcriptional regulator, with amino-acid sequence MANLSEIARLTNVSISTVSKVLNGKGRVSEAKRKEILRVARQLGYTPNYHARSMARKSKILTVGLIVPDIINPFFASLTRGVEKACGEDSLVILMDSFRNLEREEKLIKNARFFGIDGIIIGNSRVSDDLVEEISTYIPVVVFDKFYELDNVVSIVLDNRYGAYMATKHLIENGCKNIVHLGGTHELYVSLERARGYEAAMNEASLKPVVEPVGYNESVGYEGMKRLLELGFQIDGVFCMNDLVAIGAIKALKEKGLRIPEDVAVIGFDNDKELCEIVDPPLSSIHQPVEEMGEVAAKLLFELIKGNSKIKRYVFTPRLVVRQSSLKKVKT
- a CDS encoding HDOD domain-containing protein, whose protein sequence is MEELNSIPLNAFVELFASLGVHEYKNFIAHSVQVAKITRHLARSLGLTHHPDHVYLAGLLHDVGLILKASIENYDVFIDAFRNIPDLEKIVLTLDKKDTHSFVSHLLASHIDFVDKDCAKALMYHHTAFNMIPDESVALLANCIKAADAISLAFLRTSEIFNEETLKSMIQSLERDKGLNDEVRKAAIDVLKDVRSLLDLLDNEHHFSSDARIWCADFERATKLIAALLDLRSPYTRIHRGPNPSNQGRKISLSSFHFQGAETSAS